The Colwellia sp. M166 genome segment TAAAGCTTCAGCTAAGCCTTGAACAACACCGGCAATACAAATTTGGTTCATCATTTTAGCTAATTGTCCACTACCGGCCGGGCCAAGTAATTTGCTAAATTTTGCATAGGGTTGCATTGCGCTTTCAGCAAGGGCGTATATATTTTTTTCACCGCCCACCATAATGGTTAACTGGCCATTAACGGCACCGGCTTCGCCGCCTGAAACAGGAGCATCGAGAAAAGCTAAATCAATAGCCGCCGCTTTTTGCGCTAGTTCACGGGCAACACTTGCTGATGCCGTTGTATGATCAACCAAAATAGCTTTTGCTTTCATGCCTGCAAATGCACCATTTGGTCCTAATACAACTTGACGTAGGTCGTCGTCATTACCGACACAGACAAAAACAATGTCGCTATCTTTTACTGCTTTGGCCGGAGTACTCGCCATAGCACCGCCATATTGTTTAACCCAATTTTCAGCTTTATTTTGGCTGCGATTATATACGGTGACTTGATAGCCAGCATTCTGTAAATGACCCGCCATTGGAAAGCCCATAACACCTAAGCCAATAAAAGATACTTTGTTCATATTGTTCAATCTACTACAGTTTATGTTGTTAATATTTATAGCATATATTCAATCACTTTTGCTCAAATATAGTCGCTTGTGGCAGATAAATTTTATTCGTGACTTAAGGTGTAATAAACCTTAGTAAGGTTGAAATGTTTTGGGATATTAAGTTACTTGTAGCTATGCCTAACTATGTCTAGTAATGAATTACGACAAGTAACTAGGCATATTATTTTACTGAAGTAGGGTGGATAATAAGTGTTTTCAGTGATGAGAGGTACAGTGTTGAGTACCTCCCATATCAGCAATCGTCTGTTGAGGTTATTTATTGATATATTCAAATAATGCTTTCAACAATTGCATTTTTTCGGTGTTGTTCTCATATTCAAATGCCAAGTTCTCTAACTTCATCATGAACTCATCTGCGCTCAATAAGCCTTTACTACCATGTTGAATACGATTTTGACAATGTGCTTGCCATTTTTTTTGCTCACTATCGGTTAAGGTTAATGGGAAATTTCGTGCCCGATAACTAAACAATAGCGTACTTAAACGCTCATCTTGAAACTGAAAAGGGTGTGTGCCTAATTGCTCTGGTGGTAGCTGGTGTAATATATCCATTTGTGCTTTATCGCTATGAGAGAAAAACTTGCCACCATAGAGCGCAAACTCTGCTTCAACGGGTTCATCACCAAAGTCACTCTCAGCAAACACATCGGTTAACTTATCTCTAAGCTCTGCATGTTGTTTTAAGCGTTTTAAGTTATTTAAACAAAGCTCACGCGGGATCGCTAAGCGTTCAGCGTTTTCAGGTAACAATGTTTTTGCCGGCGCAACCACAGGGCATTTGTTCAAGTGAATTAACTTAACCGGGATCGGTAACTCGTCTGCTGCTAAGTCGTCATAACGGGTATATAAACGTGCTTTGATTTCTTCGCTCGATAACTCAAATAACGGCGTAGGATCACGTGCCAAATCAACCGTAATAACCGCATTTTTGTTTATTGGATGATAACAAACCGGCGCAAACCAACTTGTGCAACCATGCGCAGAAGACACTTTACTTGAGGTATGAACAATCGGTGTCATATTATAAACATCAATTAATTCAGCTACTTGTTTTTTGTTTTTTAAGTTGAAAATAAAGTCATATAGCTTAGGTTGCTTTTCTTTTATCAACTTTGCCATTGCGATGGTGGCGTAAACATCACTCATTGCATCATGGGCAGCTTCATGGCTAATACCATTAGCCTTTGTTAGCAACTCTAAACGAAAACTTACCACTTGTTCGCCATCGCGTTCAACCGTTGGCCACTCAATACCTTCTGGTCGCAAGGCATAGCAAGCCCTGACCATATCGATAATATCCCAACGGCTGTTACCATTTTGCCATTCACGTGCATACGGGTCGTAAAAATTGCGATGAAATAAGTAACGTGTCACTTCATCGTCAAAGCGAATACTGTTATAACCGGCAACACAAGTGTCAGGTTGAGAAAATAAACCATGAATACGATCAGCAAATTCTGCCTCTGTTAACCCCTCGCGTAATGCTTTTTGTGGTGTAATGCCTGTGACTAAACAGGCCTCGGGTTGCGGCAGATAATCTTGTGGCGGCTGACAATAAAACATCTCAGGCTCACCAATAATATTTAAATCAAGATCGGTTCTAATACCGGCAAACTGTGATGGCTTGTCAAATTTTGGCGATATACCCCATGTCTCATAATCGTGCCACAAAATACTAGGTTGTCCGTTGGTGTTCACTGGTGTTTTATTATTCATGATTTTTATTGATTAACATCCATGGAATAGATCTATGCTAATCGCGGACTTTACCAGATAACGTATTAATAATCCAAGGCAAGCAAAAAACATTAAATAGGTCAGATACGACAGTGGTGGCGAAAATAGCCATGGGTATTTTCTGGCGATGTAATTATCGGTAATACTTCCCTATGAAGGATATAGAGTAAAAGTTGTCATGACTTCTATTTTACGTTATCAGGGGGACTTGATAAGTTGTTCTGCAGATAAGCTTCTTCATTAGTGCTGGCTCTACAAAAGGAAAAGCAGTTTGGCAATACCGCTTTAAATTCAATAAAATGACCATAGGATAATAATAGGGCATTACCCTAAGGTCTCAATTAAAGGTGTAATAGATAAGCTTGTTGAGTTGAAAGCTTAAATATATTTACTCGTCTAACCTTCTCCGTTGTCGTTACCATTGTCTTCTGTTTGTTCATCATCGTCGTCATCCATAATATCTGGAGTAACGGCATCGACAACGTCGATAGCTCCACCAATAGCTGTTGTAGTGACACCTACCGCGGTAGATACAACAGTAACCGCAATGCAGCCAGATAAGCTAAAAACAACGTATAGCAACAAAAAGCCTTGTGCAATTTTATTCAAAGTAAAGTTTCCAAATAAATAAGTATTTAATTACGCAGAATACGCTAATTTAATGCTGAATCAATCGTTGTTTTAGTGCCATACTCCAAACCTTGATTAAATTTTTGCTACCAGCATTAACCGTTGTTTCTTTAGGGTTTTTAGCCACACTGCCTTTTACCGGCTTAGACACGCTTTGGCAAACCGGTACCGGAAGCATGTTAGTCATGTGGCTTCAGGCGTTAACGCTATTTTTTGTCAATACGGTTTATCAAGATGCTTCACATGAACGTCCTTACCATCATATTTTGCACCGATTAATTTTTATTGGTGTTGCGGTACTACCTATTTATAGCCTTATTTCATTGTATGGAAATTGGCTTCGTATTGACCAGTATGGCTTAACGGTTGACCGTTGTTGGGCTGTGCTTATTTGTGTTTTACTGGCGTCGGGTATTTAGTGGGCATTATTAAGCAACGAGATGCTTGGTTAGAGATACTCAGTACAGTGAATATATCTATGGGAATTGTCGTGCTGGTATTTATGCTACTGGTTAACTCACCACTGCTCAATTTTCAAAGCATTGCTGCAGCTAGTCAATGATCAAGGTTGCATGATGGCAAAATATCTTATGATAAGTTTGATTATCAATATTTTGATCACTCATTAGGTCGACAAGGCAATTTGGCGTTACAAGAGCTAAAAACAGAGTTGATAGTTTCCGCACCTGAAAAAGCCGTGATGATCGATAGAATGTTTATTAATCATGAAAACATAGCCGAAGATGATTTAACGCTGAATATTTCAATAAGTTAGTGACTTATTGGCCTAATAAAAGTGATTTTCCAGAGGCGTTAATTCAGGAGGTTTATGGTGATAAACTTAAAAATGAATGGGCTACTTATCGAGGTAATAACTATTACTTTATCGGCCAAGATTTAAATGCTGATAGTGAATTAGACTATATTGTTATTGAAGAAAATAATTATTCTACTTCCGCTACTCTTTGGTTTTTAGAGGACAATCAGTGGCAGCCACAATATATGCAAACGAGCAACCCAAACGATAGTAAGTTTATAAAAGACTTTCTATTAAATAATGATGTTGAAGTAAGTCAGCCTAGATGGCAGAACTTAAAAATAGGTGACTTAATTTTTAGATCGGCGTTAGATTAAAATCAAAGCTGTCATTATGTAGCAAAGGCATTATCTACGTTAGATAATGCCTTTGTTAGCTGTTTCTTTGTTGCTAGTTTTTTGTCGCTGTTTCGCTCAATGTCAGTACTGAGAATGATACGCTAGTATAATCGCCGTTTGCTTTGTCTATTGCCCAATCACCCGTACCGGCACAGCCCGCATACCAAATGCCATCAGCATCTTTGGTTGAGCATTGGTTATAAGCTCCGGCTTTAAAATAGAGCCAATCACCGCTGTAACCTGCGCTGTTATCCTTTTCATCTAGCTTGCCATAAGCATCGATATTATTTGAAAGATCAATATCATAGCTAACAGTGTTTTTATCTTTTTGAGTAAATGTTAGTTTCATGAGATTGCCAACAACGTTTATCGTGTAGCTAAATTCTTCACCTAGCGCGATACCTGAATTTTTTGGATCATTTGGGTTTTCCCAAGTGTTACCCCAAATAGGGTAAGCGATGTCAGTTCTATCGGGGTTATCTTTAGCTAGGTTGCGTTCATAGGTCCAAAACACAGACCCTGTATTGTGATTTGGCCATTTTTTGTAATAAATTTTTATCGGTTCATTGCCCCAGCCAAAACCCTTGCCTTGTGCAATAACTTCTTTATCTTTTCCGGCATGAATTTGTCCAACTACCACAGAATAAGCCGGTTTTTTCGGATGTTTGGCGCTTTTAGCAACATGGTTTACTTTTAAGGTTGCGTCTAATCTGCCACCTATTTGATTAAAGTAAGCCGCATCTGGATGTGCAGCAATAGCAAAATTGTTGCCGTATGATTTAGTACCAATTGAGGTGTCTAATCCACGGATCATTTGTCTTAATTCGCTACGGGTGTTAGATGATGCCTGTGTTGTTACCGCTTTATTCGGTGAGGTGAATACAATCTCACCATTGGCATCAATATAGAAAAAATCAGGGTTTTGATAACTTTGTAATGCCTTAGTGTCGATATCATCAGCCTTACCATTGTTATCTCGGTCTAACGGAATAGTGATTTTCCAATGCGAGAGATCAAATTTTCCAGCAGGAACATTAGATGTACTCGCACAGCCGGTTATCAGCAAAGCAAGGGAAAGGGTAGATACAGCTTTAAACATAAAGCACTCCTGTATATTAATTTTATTTATCGTTGTTATTTATCGTGTTTAGTTATTAACAGCTTTAGGCAATTAGCGTTAAATTAAACGTTATCGTTTATGAAAAAATAGCGCCATTAAAGCGCTATTTTTATTCTCAACTTAATAACTAAATGCTATTTTGCTTTTTTAGCAACAACCGCTTCAGCAGTCGCTGAATTATAAGGTGATGATGCATTATCATCATCTAACGAGTCGCCTTCAGCATAACCTTCAAAGTTATCTTCAAATTGTATTGTTGTACCCTCTATATCAGAAAATAATTTAAATTCGTCAAGATAATACGCAGCATCGTCAGAAACTGAGCCATCATCACCTAACTTAAAGATAACGGTTTGAACGCCAGTAGCCACATCGCTCAATGATTCAGACACAGAAGCAAATGGTGAGGTAGTTACACTAGTGCCGTCGATAGTAAGCGTTAACATTGGTGCAACGGTTGCTGAAGCGTTAGTTGCATCCCAGGTTAATTCAATATCAGTCCATTTGTCAGCAGTAAATGGAATGGTGATATCAACACCTTCATTGTTGCGTATAACAAAGCCGCTGTTTTGAATGCGTAAATCGATCAGCGCATTATTGGTGCTGGTTGAAGAGCCAAATAAACCAATGTAAGCATCTTTCACAATCGCGGCTTCTTTTAGGAACGACACAGTTAATTTACCGGCAGCGATAATATCACTTGAAGATAGCTTGTAACGTAACTCACCGGCATCATCTGTCATATTGTCGGTAATTCTTGCCGTAAGATTATCAGGGTTGCCGTTGCCGCCGCTAAGTAATTCAACAAACGCTTCAGCAGTCGATGAATTGTATGGAGAAGCTGGGTTATCAGTATCTAATGACGCGCCATCATCATAACTTTCAAAGTCGTCTTCAAATTGTACGGTAGTTCCGGCAATATCTGCATAAAGTTTGAAGTTATCAAGGTAGTAAGCGGCATCGCCAGAAACAGAGCCATCATCACCTAACTTAAAGATAACGGTTTGAACGCCAGTAGCCACATCGCTCAATGATTCAGACACAGAAGCAAATGGTGAGGTAGTTACACTAGTGCCGTCGATAGTCAGGGTTAACATTGGTGCAACGGTTGCAGAAGCGTTAGTTGCATCCCAGGTTAATTCAATATCAGTCCATTTGTCAGCAGTAAATGGAATGGTGATATCAACACCTTCATTGTTGCGTATAACAAAGCCGCTGTTTTGAATGCGTAAATCGATCAGCGCATTATTGGTGCTGGTTGAAGAGCCAAATAAACCAATGTAAGCATCTTTCACAATCGCGGCTTCTTTTAGGAACGACACAGTTAATTTACCGGCAGCGATAATATCACTTGAAGATAACTTGTAACGTAACTCACCGGCATCATCTGTCATGTTATCAGTAAGTCTTGCCACTTTTGTTGGTGCTACATCTTCGGCGCCGCTAATGGTATAAACAACTTCTGCCGCAGTACCATCAACAGAGCTAATGGCTACCGTATCTGTGACAATATCATTGGCATTAACCAATGAAGCCACTGTTGTGTTAGCAGTATCAAGCGTATAAGTCCATTCGCCTGTAGCTAACACAGAAAATGTCCCGAAGGTTGTGGTTAAGTTAGCTTGAGCTTCCATTGCGTTTTCATTGGCGTCATCATCACTAACGACGACTGTGCCGGTAATCGCACCGCTAACATTGTTAGCAATTGCTGCTGTTAAATCACCTGAAAATGTTGCTGGCGTATTCGCCGAAGCAGGAGCAATAACGCCAGTCGCTGCAGAAGTAAGCGTTTCTGTATAACCGTCAAGATCGCTATAAGCAGCAGTAACAACGACGGTTTTTCCTATTTCATCATCGGTCAGCGCAAAGATAGACTCTGTTGCATCAACAATAGCAACATCATCTGCAAGCCAACTATATACTACGCTTTCAGGGTCAAAATCATTGTCATCTAATACGGTCGCAGTCAGTAGCTTACCTGACTCTAAAGTACCTGATATTTCTATAGCGCCAATAAAGTTGATTAACACATCGGCTGTAGGGTTAGAGGTAATTACTTCACTATAGTTATCGTTATCTGTGTATGAAACGGTAACTTTTATATTTGTGCCGGCTTGAGTGTCAGTTAATAACAAAGAGCTCGATGTTGCGCTAGCAATTGCTACGTCGTCTGCCATCCAAGTATAAGAAACGGCTGATGCATCTAAGCCATTTGCATCGGTTAACGTTGTTGTGAGTGTTTCACCAACTTTAGCTTCCCCTGATAGCGAAAGTTGACCAAACGAGTTACCTATTTTGTCAGGCAATGTATCGGTATTACAACCAACCATTGCTAATGCAATGGTTGATATAGCAATCGTTTTATTCATTAACTTTTTCATTATTATAATCCTACTATTTTTTTGGTAAAAAAATTTCGCTGCTATTTGGTTTAATCTTAATACTAATTTGTATTGCCACTTTGTCAACCAATATGTGAGGATTGCGGTTGGGTTTATCAGTTTTTAGCGAGTGACTAATGATGAAAAGGAGGATTTTTTACGTGTTTTATCACTTAAATACCCTTGATCTGTATTGAATCCATACTTGCTCTGGCTAGGGCTAGCCATTTGTTTTTGTATTTTTTATCGGTAGTGGTAAATGAAATAAAGGTTAATTTTCCGTCTACGGGTAATGCGTAAGTAAGATTGAATTGGTATTTACCAATAGCTTTGATCTCGTACTCGAATACAGCAACTTTAGTTCCTAGTCGGTTATATACTTTGTCTTTTTTCCAACGGGCTTTGTCATTAGATTTACGCAAGATATTAGATAGCGATTTATGAATTTTATTCATACTTTTCTTATCTGCTGGCGTGGAATACTGCGTAAAAGTAAAGCTGACCGATTTATCTTTATCGCTAAATGCAAAAGCGGGAGGATTTTTTTGTTTGCCATAACGCTTGTCTAAAGCGGAGTCAGATAAGGCCTTAAACTCTGTTGACAACTCTATGATCAGATGGTCGTTGAAAAAGCGCTCAGTGTTAGTTTCTGCAGCCATGCTGGTAAAGCTGAGCAAAAAAAATAGCAAATATAAATTCTTCATGGTTAATCTCTTATCTTATTGTTTTAGTTTGAATAACCGCTATGGCTATTATCGATTCGATAGAACGTCGCTCGGACAAAATCATGGGCATCGCCGGAATTATTTTGATTATAAACCCCAGCTTTAAAATACATATATTGGTTGCCTTGGTCATAGCCGCTTGTCGTCATATCTACGACTTGTTCAAACGCTTTGCCATCAGCTTTGACAACTTTTACAGTAAGCGTATGGCCAGAAACCGTTATTGAATAACTAAATTTTTCATCTAGCGGGATACCATCAACGGGGTTACTTGCGGTATTAGTGCGACTGCCTATGATGTCGTAATAGCTATCGTCACCGCCAAGGGTTTCATGCGCGAGATAAATGCCGCCGTTTGAATTGCCTGGCAATTTTCGATAATAAAGTCGGGCAGGCTCATCATCATTAGCATGAATTTGACCAATAATAACGCGACCTATTTGATAGGCTTCGCCGGTGATTGTTACGTTATTGACTGCTAGTTCAGCATTGAGTTCGCCGTCAATACCGCCGGCATTGTCTTGGTCTGCTTGTGGTGCAGTAGAAAATACCCAGTTATTTTTATTAACCCCTTGGGTTTGCTGACTTGTGTCGCCCCTGCGTAACATTTCTCGTAACTCTGAGCGTACATAGTTAGTATTAGTTGAGGTGCGATAGCCTGAAACTGAGGTGGTAAATACCACGCCGCCATCTTTTGACAAAGTAAAAAAGCGCGGATCAGCATAACCACCAACGAGCGCGGTTTCCTTAATACTGTCTGATTTGCCATTGTTGTCTTCATCGGTTGGCACACTTAAGTACCAATCAATTAATTCGATGTTATGACTGACATCTTCTTGACAACCAAAGGCTTCAATTTCCAAAATACTACTTGGCTGAGAAACGTCGTTACCAGCGAGATCTATGCGTAAATACAGCGCCGTTTCTGTGTTTAACTGGTCTAAGTTAATTACCCCAGGGAACAGTGAATTCTTTTCGCTTTGGGTTTTGCTATTAAGTAATTGCCAATTTTTTTGGTCTTTAGAGCCGTAAATATTGAATAAATGCACATAGTCTAGGTTTTTCCAAGTAATAATCAGCTGTTTGAGCAGGGCTGGCTCTGAAAGCGTTAGTAATAACTTGCTATCGGTTGTGTCGGCCTGCCAGTTGGAAACCTTGGTTTTATTGCTATCGAATAAAGTTGGTAGCTCGGCATCAGTCGATACATCATTTATAGCTGAAATTTGTAGTGGATAACTCACACCACAGCTGATGTCATCGATAACAGTGGGCGTGGTAACTGGATCAATAACTTGCTTTGGGACAGTTGTTGTTACGGTATTGTTACTTGGGCTACCCCCACAGCTAACTATGCCAAATAAGCTAAATAAGGTAACGAAAGTAAAAAAAGTCTTATGTATTTGCATAATTGTCCTAACGGCTAAGATGAATTGAATCGCACAAACTTGTGTATCTAATGTGGGCTGACGGTATATTTTAAGTAGTGTTTTTTGTCAGGCTTTTATTCGAGTAAGTTTGTTATTAATAGAATATATCCCGCGAAAAAATGGCCTAACTAAGGTTTTACACTATGTAGTGTGTTTTGGTCAACCAAAAATTAGTTTTGGTAATCTTGTGTATGATGCTTAAGCTTGTGGTAATTGTTTTCTTACCTTGCCGTTACTATAATTATCTCTGTTTATGTCTATTTTATTCTACTACACTTAAAAAATAATCGTTAAACTCCACATTAATAATAACTGCAATATTATAGATTAATGTTAATTGGTTATGTTAATTGTATTTATTGGTAAGTTATGTTTTGGTGGTTTTTAATGTTTTGTATTACCAGATTGGTTGACAATTGTGATTTATATTGTTTGAATAAAGCACAACGAGTATAAAAACTATAATGAATCGGAAATATCAATGGCTACTTTCAATAAGTTAAATAAAATTAGCAGAGTTGTGCGTAAGCAGGCTAGCTATCCTAGACAATTTTTGTGTGCATCTACATTACTCTCCTTACTTGCTTTTCCAGCCACGGCTGCAGAAGAAGAAACAGAAAAGAAAGTGGAAGCTGACATTGAAGTAATTGAAGTCAGTGGGGGCTTACGACGTACTATGACTCGTTCATTGAACGAGAAAAAGCACAGTACGGCAATTGTTGATGCAGTAGCCGCAGCAGACTTTGGCGATTTACCTGGTTTATCATTGTCTGATGTTATTGAGAATATTTCTGGTGCATCTGGTCACCGTCTAAAAGGCAGCCAAAACGAAATATCAATTCGTGGTTTAGGCTCTTATTGGGGTTACTCAACCTTTAACGGCCGAACGATCACCAATGCCGGCGCTGGTCGTGCGGTTAACTTCAAAAAATTCCCATCTGAGCTTGTCGACAAAGTCGTCATTTATAAATCTCAACAAGCTGATTTAGTTGAAGGTGGCACCTCAGGTACTATCGATGTTAATTCTCTGCGCGCTGTTGACTATGGTGAAGCGCAAACAACGGTTCAAGCAACAGGCATATACAATTCGTATTATGACGATGTTGAAGGCGGCAGCTCGCCTTGGGGCAAAAAGCTTATTGTCTCGACTGTGCAGCAATGGGAAACCGATAACCTAGGCGATATGGGGTTTACTTTCGGACTTAGCCATTCTGATTCTTCAAATCCAGAAGAAAACTACGGTGGTAATTCACAAATGGCGGTCTGTGCGCTTCGTGCTGCTGATGGTTCAAACTTAGTAGGCGGTAGTAATTGTGCTACTGGGCAGCAAGGTGTCAGCTCAGGTCGCGTTGGTCGTGAACCTGAGTTGGGCATAGATACCGACTTAGCCGATTTTGACCCAAGTAGCATTTTTTATGTACCGAATGACGCTTACTGGCGCACAGGTGAAGATGAAGATGTGCGTACCGGTGCAGTATTTACTTTTCAGTGGGTACCTCGCGACGACTTAGAAATTAATTTTGACTATGAATACTCTGATTTAGAGTACACTGAAAAACGTATGGAATTAGCCTTAGATTCTCGCATCGATGATCTCGCTGATCACATTATTGCTGACGATCACACCTTACTTTATTCAACGGGTGAAGCAAGACCAACGTTGCAGGGCGAAAACCGTAATCAGGTTGATGAATATCGCGGTGGCGGTATCGAAATAGAATATGCACCAACTGAAGATTTAACCCTTGCGCTTGATTTATCATACTCTGAATCCTATCGATACCGCTTACGCCAACGAACTAAATTTCGTTCAACAGAGCGTTATAACTATGCGCTAGATTTTCGTGGCCGTAATGTACCAACGTTAACATGGCTAGATAACAATCGTTTAGGACCTGGTGATGACGGGTTTGCCGCTTCAGAAGTATTTGACGCAAGTGACATGAATAATTTTGTTAATGATGATCATGCTTACGTAGAATATCGACGTGCACATGATAATCGTAACGATGATATTTTTGCTATCAATTTAGATGGCGAATATCAACTCGACAATGATTACTTTTCAAGTGTCAAAGTCGGTGTTCGATACTCGAAAGAGCATCTACTTGATTTTGTCACTAATGATGTCTCGTTAGTGATTGCCGATGGTTCACAAAAATACGGCGCTAGTGACAACGAAGATAATAATTGGGATGAACTAAACCCAGAAGCCAACTCAGAACTCATTAATGGCATTATCAATGGTTGCCAAAATGACCATTCAAATAATATTCAATTTACTGAAGAGCCTGGCAGTGGCGGTGATGCAACGCGCTATGCTACTTATGATCATAAATGTTTTATTGGTCAAGTTTTGGGGCAATTACCCGGTGCAACGAGCACAGCTTTTTATGATATAGGTGAACGTGAAGATGGCCGTGATGGTGCTGACCGTGACGTAACTGAAACCATCACAGCTGCCTATGTTATGGGTAACTTTGATACTGAAATCAGTGGTATACCGGTATACGGTAACGTTGGTGTTCGTGTGGTAAAAACAGAAACGGAATCTCAAGGTTGGGGTGACAAAGTTTATATCACCACCGATGAAGAAACGGGTACTTACAGTGCACAAATTAACCCAACGGGTGATATTGAACGCGT includes the following:
- a CDS encoding TonB-dependent receptor, with product MATFNKLNKISRVVRKQASYPRQFLCASTLLSLLAFPATAAEEETEKKVEADIEVIEVSGGLRRTMTRSLNEKKHSTAIVDAVAAADFGDLPGLSLSDVIENISGASGHRLKGSQNEISIRGLGSYWGYSTFNGRTITNAGAGRAVNFKKFPSELVDKVVIYKSQQADLVEGGTSGTIDVNSLRAVDYGEAQTTVQATGIYNSYYDDVEGGSSPWGKKLIVSTVQQWETDNLGDMGFTFGLSHSDSSNPEENYGGNSQMAVCALRAADGSNLVGGSNCATGQQGVSSGRVGREPELGIDTDLADFDPSSIFYVPNDAYWRTGEDEDVRTGAVFTFQWVPRDDLEINFDYEYSDLEYTEKRMELALDSRIDDLADHIIADDHTLLYSTGEARPTLQGENRNQVDEYRGGGIEIEYAPTEDLTLALDLSYSESYRYRLRQRTKFRSTERYNYALDFRGRNVPTLTWLDNNRLGPGDDGFAASEVFDASDMNNFVNDDHAYVEYRRAHDNRNDDIFAINLDGEYQLDNDYFSSVKVGVRYSKEHLLDFVTNDVSLVIADGSQKYGASDNEDNNWDELNPEANSELINGIINGCQNDHSNNIQFTEEPGSGGDATRYATYDHKCFIGQVLGQLPGATSTAFYDIGEREDGRDGADRDVTETITAAYVMGNFDTEISGIPVYGNVGVRVVKTETESQGWGDKVYITTDEETGTYSAQINPTGDIERVNLASEYTEVLPSLNLTFHVTDEFYVRTAAYRSMSRFQLNAMSAGVSYETCEDEDDTICDPSTNTDYSSVIRSGEANGNHLDPYTAINYDVSFEYYPSEDAALTLAFYHKSFTGGYESETEQRDIIVNLDGVDTTYTGVSHLVKQTSDDNSIIKGVEITGQKHFVELPEPFNGLGAKFAWNYASSNFVTDEPASAGIVPDANLFGFSKNVASASVYWEGDDTTVRLLWKYRSKYLQPNGLPFPDRSHRYVQDAIYMNMSAKYKVNSSVSLFLKGLNLTNEPQVMTRGNDTTIADYSRSGTKWEFGVKAKF